A genome region from Triticum aestivum cultivar Chinese Spring chromosome 2B, IWGSC CS RefSeq v2.1, whole genome shotgun sequence includes the following:
- the LOC123045204 gene encoding UDP-N-acetylglucosamine transferase subunit ALG13 homolog isoform X1: MHGVIGAYSSEGMGDRERRVVFVTVGTTCFDALVKVVDSEELKQALLQKGYTDLLIQMGRGTYKPSKTSGNSSLQVEHFTFSPSIADNIREASLVISHAGSGSIFETLRLGKPLIVVVNEDLMDNHQSELAEELAERNHLFCAHPQTLRETVEAMDLNALQPYVPGEAKPVVALINSLGFPVD, translated from the exons ATGCATGGTGTCATTGG AGCTTACTCTTCAGAAGGAATGGGAGATAGAGAAAGGCGAGtggtgtttgtcacagtagggaCGACGTGTTTCGATGCTCTTGTCAAAGTGGTAGATTCTGAGGAACTCAAACAAGCACTACTGCAGAAAGGTTACACAGACCTTCTGATTCAAATGGGCCGAGGAACATACAAGCCATCCAAG ACCTCAGGAAATTCAAGTCTTCAAGTTGAGCATTTCACTTTTTCACCAAGCATAGCTGACAACATACGGGAAGCATCCTTAGTCATCAGTCATGCAG GTTCTGGCAGCATATTTGAGACGCTGCGACTGGGCAAACCTCTTATCGTGGTTGTGAATGAAGACCTGATGGACAATCACCAAAGCGAGCTAGCAGAGGAACTGGCCGAGAGGAATCACCTTTTCTGTGCCCATCCACAGACGTTGCGGGAGACCGTTGAGGCGATGGATCTGAACGCGCTCCAGCCTTACGTGCCAGGGGAGGCCAAGCCAGTTGTGGCACTGATAAACAGTCTTGGTTTTCCTGTTGATTGA
- the LOC123045204 gene encoding UDP-N-acetylglucosamine transferase subunit ALG13 homolog isoform X2, whose amino-acid sequence MGDRERRVVFVTVGTTCFDALVKVVDSEELKQALLQKGYTDLLIQMGRGTYKPSKTSGNSSLQVEHFTFSPSIADNIREASLVISHAGSGSIFETLRLGKPLIVVVNEDLMDNHQSELAEELAERNHLFCAHPQTLRETVEAMDLNALQPYVPGEAKPVVALINSLGFPVD is encoded by the exons ATGGGAGATAGAGAAAGGCGAGtggtgtttgtcacagtagggaCGACGTGTTTCGATGCTCTTGTCAAAGTGGTAGATTCTGAGGAACTCAAACAAGCACTACTGCAGAAAGGTTACACAGACCTTCTGATTCAAATGGGCCGAGGAACATACAAGCCATCCAAG ACCTCAGGAAATTCAAGTCTTCAAGTTGAGCATTTCACTTTTTCACCAAGCATAGCTGACAACATACGGGAAGCATCCTTAGTCATCAGTCATGCAG GTTCTGGCAGCATATTTGAGACGCTGCGACTGGGCAAACCTCTTATCGTGGTTGTGAATGAAGACCTGATGGACAATCACCAAAGCGAGCTAGCAGAGGAACTGGCCGAGAGGAATCACCTTTTCTGTGCCCATCCACAGACGTTGCGGGAGACCGTTGAGGCGATGGATCTGAACGCGCTCCAGCCTTACGTGCCAGGGGAGGCCAAGCCAGTTGTGGCACTGATAAACAGTCTTGGTTTTCCTGTTGATTGA